CGATGATCTCCCGGATGAAGGAACGCCAGGCAAAGCGTCTCAGCCTGCCGGGCATCAAGTTCTGGGACGACGGCTGCCTTTTCCCGGACGGGAACCCGGCACCGAAAGGCGGCACGCAGAAGCTCGTCGATCAGGCTCAGAAAATGTATCACGAGATGAATCCGCTGACCGGCGAGTTCTTCGACTTCATGAAAGAGAACGAGCTTTTTGACCTCGAAAGCAAAAAAGGTAAGGCGGGCGGCGGATACTGCACCAGCATCCCGGGCTACAAGTCGCCGTTCATCTTCTCCAATTTCAACGGCACCGCCGGCGACGTGGAAGTGCTGACGCACGAAGCGGGCCACGCGTTTGCGGACTATCTGTCGCAGGGCAACCCGATTCTGGAGACGCGCTCCCCGACGATGGACGGCGCGGAGACGCACTCGATGTCGATGGAACTGTTCTCCCGCCCGTGGGACCGGCTTTTCTTTGAGGAAGAGACAAAAAAATTCCACCAGTACCAGCTCGAGGCCGCGCTCGACTTTATCCCCTACGGCTGCCTTGTCGACCACTTTCAGACGGCGATGTATGAAAATCCGGACATGACGCCCGGCGAGCGCAAACGGACATGGCTCAAGCTGGAGCACACCTACCGTCCGTGGATCGGCTTCGATGAAATTCCGTTTTTCAGCGTCGGCGGCGGCTATCAGCGCCAACACCACATCTACTCCTTCCCGCTGTACTACATCGACTACTGCCTTGCGCAGACGACGGCCCTGGAATTCTGGTCCGCCTCCGAAAAGGACTGGAAGGAAGCGTTCTCGCGCTACCTGACTTTCGTAAGGGCCGGCGGCACAAAGGACTATGTGGAGCTTGTCACCCTCGCCAATCTGGAGCTCCCATTCCACGACGGTTGCATCAAAAGGCTCTGCGCGGAGATCAACGAATCTATCGCCTCCCATCAGGCGGGCTGAGCCTGCGGCGCGATAGGGTATAAAATGGAATTTACTCAGAAAGCCTCCGGACCCGGTATCCATACGGGTCTGGAGGCTTTCTATCGCATAAACCATTGCCTTTTTCACCGAAAAGGGCCCTCAACATAAAAAGAACAGATGGCTGTGAAGTACCCTTGAGGTAAAAACACAGCCATCTGTTTTATTACCGCTGATTTTCTGCCGCCCTTACTTACCAGATTCCGCCCATAACCTTATAGCTGTTGTAGAACACCGCATTTCCCGGATATTCCGCTCTCGCCGTCAAGCGGCCGCTGCCGTCATCCTTGACCTCGACCGTCACCGGGATGGTCTTTTCGTCATACGTCATATGCGGGATCGGGTCATCCGGGATGAGCTCCCGGACCTGATACCTGTGGGTTCCCGGGCTGCTGTAGCTCAGGTCAAACTTGATTTTTCCGCTTGCAAGATTGGTCTGTGTCATCGTCTGCCCCGTGGACAAATCTTTCAGCTCAAAATCGAACATGCCGGTGGCAAGCTGCATGCCGGTCAGTACTTTTTTCAATTCGATTGTAGCGCTGGCGGCTGTATACACGAACGAATTCCGGAAGACCTCGTCCGGCGTATAGGCCACATCCGCCTTCAGCCGCCCATCCTGATCCGTCACCGTAATTTTCGCAGTCACCGTTTTCAGGTCATAAACAATATTCTCACTGGCTGCTTCGGGCACGGATTCCCGAATCAGATACACATAATCCCCCGCTTTCGTAAAGGTAAGCGGTGAAAACCGGATCGCGCCGTTCGCCTGATTCTGCACCGTTTCCAAAAGCACGTTATTGTTCGTCAGCAGCCGGAAGGAGAACATCCCCGCCGTCAACTGGCGGCCCGACAGGCTCTTTTTCCCGGCGAGGGTGACCTTGACCGGCTGGGGCTGATAGGTATTGACAAAAAACGGATTTTCGGGGTACTGTATGTCAACTTTCAGATCATCGCCGTCACGCGTCACCAGAACCTTGACCTCAAGCACATGCGTATCATAGGTCATCCCCTGTTCGGGGGATGACGGAACAAGCTCGCGGATATGGAACGTATAGGCGCCCGGGCTCTGAAAGCGGACGGCGCCGAACGCGACAAATCCGTCCGCGCCGTTGGCGGCCGTGGCGACACGTGTCTCGCGTCCGCCCTCATCCACCTTGAGCAGCTCAAAAGAGAACATGCCCTTCTCCAGCGTCTTCCCTTCCAGGACCTTTCTGACCTTTATTTCTGCGGGGACCGCATCTGGCTCAACCGCCTGAACGACAGGCTTTCCGTAAATCCGCTCCGCACTGCCGTTGCTCCCGAACGAATAGATCAGCTTGGCCTGTGCGTTGGAATAGAAGCCAGGCCGGCCTGAGCTGGTCGCGTTGCCCGGATAATCCGTATTTCCGTCCCCTTTGTCCGGGAACGTCTCGTCTTTTTCAAGATAGTCCAGCGCCGCCGCGCTGCTGTGCACATTGAACGACATGGTGTACCGGCTGTCGGCCGTCGTTGTATTGTTCAAAGTTACCGCAACTGTATCGGTGCCCGCCCTGACCGAATAGTCCATGCCGGCTATCAGAGTAACGGGCGCCGCTCCGGATACCGAACGGGTCACCTTCATCCCTCCTGCGTATTCCACATATTTTGACAGCTCATCCGAAAGCGTTACCCGGTACAGGGAATTGCTCATTTTAGCCATAAACCGGGCCAAAGTATTCGTGACCTGGGCAGCGCTTCTCGCCTGAACCATATATTTTTCAATATTGACGTCTGCCATTTGCGTGATCGTCTGCAAAGTAGAGGCGGAGCCGGTATCATCGCCGATAAAAAGGGAGTAAAGCCGATCCGTATTCCGAAGCTGCCGTATGGCCTCGCAGGCGTAAACCATGCCGGAATAATAGTTGTTGGTCGTCGTCACGGCCGCAGGGCTTGCGAAGGTCGGCTCGCCGTCGGAAATAAAAATCACGACCTTTTCCCTGTCCTGCCTGTCGCTTGCGGTCATTTTATTGATTTCCTGCATCGTATCGAGAAAAGAAGAGTAATAATTGGTTCCGCCCACAGCCTCCAGGCCGCTGACGCAGTCGATCAGCTCCTGCCGGTTCGTGCTGTTCGACACCAGCACGTTTGATTCCGATGCGAACTGAATAATGGAAATGCGGTTGTCGGGATTTTGCGTCAGGCTGTTGATGGAATCCTGCATGGTGGATTTCAGCACGGACATTCTGGTGGAACCGTCCAGCGATTCTTTCATGGAGCCGCTGGTATCCAGAACAAAGATGATGTCCGCCCGGTTGCTTTTCTGTGCCGTCTGGGTCGTCATATCCAGATACAGGCGATAATCGTTGACGCCGTTCGCCGCTGTGTCGGGGTTCGCCGCGCCATCGCCGAGATAATCGATTTTTTTGCCGTACTGCGGCTCGGGGTCCGGGTCCGGCTCGACCTGGTCAATCTCTGGATTATAGCGGAAGTGGAGCGTCACGCCGGCCCGCCCCGCCGAGGGATCGATAATCCGGGCCCAGTTGAACGGCTGAACCGTGTAGGGGTTGGATTCCTGCCCCGTGGGGCTGTAGCTGTAGCTCCCCAGATTATCTTTTGCCGAATACTCCAGGGACGTCAGGCTCAGGTGGGAATCGGTATATCCGTTTGCCTGGAACCAGAGACTTTCGCAGGAACGGTACCGGCCGCCGACGTTTTCCCTGCTGAACGCCACCGTATTTGCGGCTCCGTTGGCCACGGTGAACTGTTCCTCTTTGGCCGTAGTCGGGCGGTTGCCGTATGTGGAGTTATAGGCCATTTGGTAAATGCCGGTCACGGAGTATTTCGAGGACAGTCTCGCGCACTCCGCGGGGTATTGCGCCGCGTTGTCAATGACGACGCGGATCGTGACATTCACGGTATTGGATGCGGCAAACGCTTTGCCGGAAAGGCCGAGCAGGCACATCAGAAGCACCATCAGCCCGCCGGTCTGAGCAATCACTTTTTTCATGTCAAATCATCTCCTGTTCCGCTTTATTTTTTTCCGGCGCTCTTTTCAAGCTCCTGCTGAAACCGCGATATGCTGCCGTCGATATCATAGGGCTGAAGAGACCAGAACGAATCCAGATATTTGACGCAGACCTTTCTTTCCGGATCAGGAATCCGCTGAAACACGGACAGAGAATACCCGCCGGAGGAATGCAGCATTTTCTGAAGGCGCGAAGCATTCCTGGCGGAAAGGGAAACTCCCTGAACAGCGGGCACACTGCTCGTTTCGTCACAAAGCGCCGCCTGGCTGTCCCGGGAAAGCAGATAGCTTAAAAAGCCCTCCGCATCGTCCTTGAGCTTTGATTTTTTGGAAATGCCGAGCATCAGGCTTGCTTTCC
This window of the Ruminococcaceae bacterium BL-6 genome carries:
- a CDS encoding M3 family oligoendopeptidase, which encodes MKFSEMPYHRPDLEEFRRKYGQITEEFGKARSAEKQYRLILEHEKLSGDFETMASIAYIRNSIDTTDPYYEAEMAFFDANSPVANTYKQSFYKVVNASPFQTELEKRIGKLFFTNLALALKAFSPETVGLQKKENALVTEYEKLLASAKIDFHNETLNLSEMQKYTISPDRAVRKEAWTKIAGFFTGNSKRLDEIYDELVKNRTEQAHKLGYKNYVQLGYDRLGRNCYGPEEVKAYRGQIVRDLVPMISRMKERQAKRLSLPGIKFWDDGCLFPDGNPAPKGGTQKLVDQAQKMYHEMNPLTGEFFDFMKENELFDLESKKGKAGGGYCTSIPGYKSPFIFSNFNGTAGDVEVLTHEAGHAFADYLSQGNPILETRSPTMDGAETHSMSMELFSRPWDRLFFEEETKKFHQYQLEAALDFIPYGCLVDHFQTAMYENPDMTPGERKRTWLKLEHTYRPWIGFDEIPFFSVGGGYQRQHHIYSFPLYYIDYCLAQTTALEFWSASEKDWKEAFSRYLTFVRAGGTKDYVELVTLANLELPFHDGCIKRLCAEINESIASHQAG
- a CDS encoding Pilin isopeptide linkage domain-containing protein codes for the protein MKKVIAQTGGLMVLLMCLLGLSGKAFAASNTVNVTIRVVIDNAAQYPAECARLSSKYSVTGIYQMAYNSTYGNRPTTAKEEQFTVANGAANTVAFSRENVGGRYRSCESLWFQANGYTDSHLSLTSLEYSAKDNLGSYSYSPTGQESNPYTVQPFNWARIIDPSAGRAGVTLHFRYNPEIDQVEPDPDPEPQYGKKIDYLGDGAANPDTAANGVNDYRLYLDMTTQTAQKSNRADIIFVLDTSGSMKESLDGSTRMSVLKSTMQDSINSLTQNPDNRISIIQFASESNVLVSNSTNRQELIDCVSGLEAVGGTNYYSSFLDTMQEINKMTASDRQDREKVVIFISDGEPTFASPAAVTTTNNYYSGMVYACEAIRQLRNTDRLYSLFIGDDTGSASTLQTITQMADVNIEKYMVQARSAAQVTNTLARFMAKMSNSLYRVTLSDELSKYVEYAGGMKVTRSVSGAAPVTLIAGMDYSVRAGTDTVAVTLNNTTTADSRYTMSFNVHSSAAALDYLEKDETFPDKGDGNTDYPGNATSSGRPGFYSNAQAKLIYSFGSNGSAERIYGKPVVQAVEPDAVPAEIKVRKVLEGKTLEKGMFSFELLKVDEGGRETRVATAANGADGFVAFGAVRFQSPGAYTFHIRELVPSSPEQGMTYDTHVLEVKVLVTRDGDDLKVDIQYPENPFFVNTYQPQPVKVTLAGKKSLSGRQLTAGMFSFRLLTNNNVLLETVQNQANGAIRFSPLTFTKAGDYVYLIRESVPEAASENIVYDLKTVTAKITVTDQDGRLKADVAYTPDEVFRNSFVYTAASATIELKKVLTGMQLATGMFDFELKDLSTGQTMTQTNLASGKIKFDLSYSSPGTHRYQVRELIPDDPIPHMTYDEKTIPVTVEVKDDGSGRLTARAEYPGNAVFYNSYKVMGGIW